The Osmerus eperlanus chromosome 9, fOsmEpe2.1, whole genome shotgun sequence genomic sequence TAGGGATCACTCTGCGTGGGGCAGGGGTCTCCGGGGGGCTCGGGCCTCCTCCAGATCCTGTCctctggctgggctgggctggaaggGTGGGAGAAAAGAGACCGTCAGTCTACAGCACTCCTACATCTAAAACCCCAGTGGACATGAGGAGATCTCATCATCTACTACTCTGTTACTCCACCTATATCAGTAGACAGGTCAACCACCGTCAGATGGGTCTGAGAGTGGCCTACAGGCAGAGAACCTGGCAGTCCATGTGGCAGACCAGCAGATAGTACAGGTGTAGGGTCAGGGGGCCGCAGGGGGGCAGCGGGCACAGAGGCGTGGCCAGTCACAACGCTGAGAGCAGACTCCAAAAGACGGCTCTAATTGGATGAGAGACGACGAGTTGGCGATGTTGAGAGAAGAGCAGAGtacagaaggaaggaaagaggagaggggaggagagtcctCTTGCCTGCAGTCCCATCTGCTGGTTCTGGATCAGCTCCAGGTGCTGCAGTCGCTGCTGGGTCAGGGAGCTGAGCTGCTGCTCCAGCTGGGCGACACGGTCTAGGGTccggctcccctccctcccctccctgctttcACTGGCATCCCTCCCCGCTCTGCGCTCCAGGGACTGGCCTGGAAGTCTGTCAGCCTCCAGCAGCCTCCTCAGACCCTCAGACATTTGGGACACACGAAGCTCCATGTCACTCtgagcctggacacacacacacacacacacaacaagcacacgcacacaaacaatggGGAAACAATTTATAACGTACAGTGTAAACAGGATTCCATGTATGTTCTAATGGGTCAAACATATGTGCATTTCATTAGCTATGCATTCACGGATTCTAGTTCTGTTCACAGCAGCTGCAGTACCTtgaggagaggagcagtggCAGCGATGGTAGCAGCCGTGACCACAGCTGCAGTACAGGCAGCTGACGCTCCCTGGTCCCCTGAGAGGAGAGCCCGACGCTGGGGCTCTGAGCTCTGACACCCCTGGTCTCCGTAAGGCAGAGCACCAGGCTGGATATCCAGCCTCAGACCTGGGCCCTGGTTACCAAAGATGGGAGTCACAGTCTGAAACTCAGGGCTCTGGACAGCAGACCTCTGCCCCAGCAGCTGcaccttcacctctctcctcagggggGCGCTCTGAGACCTGAAAGAAGAGAACCTTAACTGTTACTGACTCAAAGAGCTTGGCTGGCCTGTAGAAATTAGTTGGATTTCTCTGCTTTTTGAAGTTGTTTATCAACTTGAAGTGTTATCCTTAGTGATGGTCTGCTGTACCCACCTCTGTTTGAGGGCAGCCATTATGGCCCCCTTCCCTCCAGCAGCATAGCGGGATATCACAACCTCATGACCTGGGAACATATAGTTAGTATAGATCCTTACGGAAAAAGCTCTACTAGCACAGCTTAATGAGAAATAGCTGATCAGTAATTGCTCTAGCTTCCACAGGACCAGTGCTGAGGTCAGCATAACTGTAACTAAACTCTTACCCTCATCTCCACTGGGCTTGATCTGAGCAGATGACTGATGTGTCCCTTTCCCATCTTTGTGAGGCTTGCAGAACAAGCAAGTAATTtgcaattatttaaaaaatatatgacaatgtatttttttccaataaataaataaatgtgtacaACTAAATATATCATCATAGCTCATGACAAACCTGCTTGTTTTTTCGTGTTTCGGAGGACGTTTTTATCACTGCATGACCTTTCGGCACTTTAGATCCCTCTGTAACACATGGGATAGTTGCAATATCCTCCAACATAATATACAGAGAAAATGAAGTATTTATAGCATCTAACTGTCTAGGTATTACCTGAAAGTGACACTGGGGCTGATGGGGAACAGGACTGTAGCTTGGCTCTCAGTGCGGGAGGGACATGGACGTACTCTTGCTTCTTGGACCGCCTCGACTTCTGAACCTCGTCTGTTACATGTTGGGTAGTACTGCGCAGTTTATTCGCCGTAATCTGAACGTTGTCTGGTTTGTTATATTTGGTTGACGTCGACCTTAAATCGCAAACATTGGTTGTTTCGGGAAAGATTATTCTAGTTGAACGAATTAAGATGTCCCCGGCATCAGAGCTTAAAGACGAGTCATCGAGATTTATATGACTTGCAAAGTTTAGTTGTTCGTTTGAACTAAAAACAGTTTGAGCCATGTCTAGCGTTAGCTAGAATGACAGAAACGTAGCTGGCGTTTTTTAAACTTCCCGCTTCATATCGGAGGGAGATAATACGCTAAATTATTCTTCCAAGTTCCAGTGTCACACAATAACATGATCCAAATAGTATCCGCAAAGAACCTTTCTACAACAGTAGTGCTAAGTCTATGGCTGTATATAACCAGCCAGATAACAACAACTCAAGCTCAACCAAAACGTTCACAGCAACTGTTGCTGACAACAGGCTAGCTTCCGTAGATAGGGTAGAGAAGTAGAAAAGAATGAACTGTTCATCTCAATGTCGCCATCTGCTGACACATGATTGCATCATTAATAATGCTGCGGCGATACAACGAGGAAACAATAAATTAATCCATGAATAATGAAGCAAGAACTATTATTAAGACAAGTGCCAAATCTGCCCAATTGGTGCTATTTAGGCAAGCAAGCGGCAAGAGCAACGGGTACATTATGGAACTGTACATAAACCCGACTTGTAATACATCGGATGGTTTATGCAAGTACACCGAATTTATAACTTATGTTTAATGTAAGTACTTTCTATAAATAACTTCGAGCTTTTCAGTAGCtgtatttatgttttttaaTTTGATTTTAATCTAATTTGATGTATTTTACAAAATTATCTTTGATCTAGGAAACGGTATTGTCCATAGAATATTTTCTATATTTCAGTTGTCGAATCTGTGTTCTCGGTTCACGATCAGCGATTTCACAACATGTCACATGTCCTTCGGAAGCAAGGTAGGTGAAGGACTGAAATCGTTGCAGTGTCCTGGTCTCGTACATTTTTTCGAATTGACACATTTTTGCCTGTATATTGTTATCTAAAGGTAAATTGCATACTAAGCCATAGACTGACTTgctaaaaatgtattttaatttTCCAACTAGCTAGATAACCTTAGCTAATGATTTGGCCCTCAACGGGCGGAGCATGCTAACGTTAGATTGATAGCAACAATCAGGTTGGACTGGAATCATGCATCCCATGTTGGTGGATGTCATGCTAAAGGATCAAGTCTTTAGAATGTTTACTGTCGTCACCTGTCTATGAATGGCTTAAACATGATGGGGCACTATTAATTCTTGTTGTGGATATTTTCCAAGATGTTCAACGCGCATATCCTCTCTTACAACCACTGCAGGTTCAACAGTTAACCCGATTTGCGTGTATTTACAACATTTACACCAACAGAAACTACACTGACCTGAACCATGGCAGCCCAAATTTCTGAATCGGACCAGATTAAACAGGTAATGACTAGTTCTACCATCTGGCAAGGGCGTGTTTACCATAGTGACAAGTGTCAGATaaaacaaactctctctctttgttttggaAAGTTCAAAGAGTTCCTGGGAACCTATAACAAGCTGACAGAGAACTGCTTCATGGACTGTGTGAAGGACTTCACCACACGAGAAGTTAAAGCAGAGGAGGTAAGTGGCTTCATTTGACGTACCTCCTTTAAATATTTTTCATGCTTTTATTTTCAATGTCTAAACTGCAAGGTTTATATCAGTATTAAACCAGAAATTAAAAGCCCTTGCCTTGCACCAGGAGTGGATATTTGTAGACCTGCTGTAATCTTTCCTCCAGACCACCTGCTCAGAGAGCTGCCTTCAGAAGTACCTGAAGATGACCCAGCGAATCTCCATGCGTTTCCAGGAGTACCACATTCAACAGAACGAAGCCCTGGCTGCGAAAGCTGGCCTACTGGCACAGCCTCGCTAGAAACCTGCTGATCCTCCTCGTTACAGCTGCTCACATGGACAGATAGTATCAGAGGAGTCACAGCCAACACATCCTGGCTGGCCACAGCACTGCCTCGGCCCCCTTCGACACGGGGGAGTCTTGTCTCTGTGTATGGTTGGACAAGTGGACACCCAACATCAGCCTTGAACTTGCTGATAGTTACCTCACCTCTTTGGGCCTGGGATGATGACTGCTTGCACACTTCTGTTACAGAGGGCTGCCATGGTCCCATAAGGTAAAGAACAGCCTGTATCTGATCATGACACAACATACtgagttgttttttgttttgacccTGGCGGAACATGTAAGGAAGTAAGAATtacctttttgtgtgtgttatgtaagtGTAGAAGAATGTTAACCTGGAGTATACATGTAAAAAAAACCTTTGTCAAACTTTCAGTTGTACCATTAAATGTCTGTTTAAATATCCCACCGCTCCCTGTTTGCCTATGAGCTGCAGAATTATACTGATGTCTATGCTGGCACTCAATTCATTAAAATCGTTGGCAGGATAATGCTTTGGGGTATCCACGGTGATGTCCTTCTATGTTTGACCTTTACCAATTACTGGAAAGTTTGCCCTCTGCTGGTACCATGGAAACACTACAACAATCTGTCCCGAAGACATGAATCCTGTGTGGTCTGTGACACTTTCCTACACAAGCTATTTCCACGTCAGTGAAGCTCCCCTGGTTTTAGACTAGGCTTAAACTGTGTCCAGTGCAGCACAAGTTTTGCTCAAACCAAAAGCACACAGGATCAATATTtaaaaactttattagaaacgAAGAGAgctctgtttattttacataaagataCAATGGCTTTAACTCAGATTTGTCATCCTGTCCTTCATCCAGACCCCCTGGATATACTGAGCACTTTAGGAAGTGTTTTCACCAAGGAACCAAGTCTATAAAACATAGAAATGTTCAATGTTTCATTTCTCTCTGCACCACATCAGGCTGAAACTCACAGGTTCAgtatacagtatttacagtacagATGCATACTAATGCTTCTACCAACGTGACatagaaaaagaaaatgttcttaATATACCGGTACAAAGATGGTtttaaaaaataatataaatcATTCTTTACAGTttgtgtaaaatgtatttttcaaatACATGGTTTTGGAAGATTTATGTACAAAAGAAACAATCATATGAAACCCCTGGGTTTGAAATACATGTTCCTTTAGCAAAGGTTTTATTTGATTGGTCAGAACTCAATGTTGAAAATAAGAATAGATGTTTAATTTATAACAGAGTACCAAGGAATATGAATACAAGCAAAATACATGGTGAGAAAGAAGGCCACCACATTATGGTGTCACCCCAAAATAGTATGATCAAATTATAAAGGGGACAGACTTGGGCCCTATTGAaatgaagggggggaggggggggggcatacgtACTGCACAGTAGCTACCCAATTGAAACAACATAGTCTTGCTGAGATTTAGGATGAGCACACGACATTCATTCAACGTCATACTATCCCCACCGTCCCAACTGTGGAAGGATTCTCTATTGTAAAACATACAAAAAGATGTCCACGGAcagaataaatatatttaacaaGTTGCAAGATACctttattttacacaaaaaaTTCAGGTCTAGAAATCTTTCATTAAATAAACTTCACGACTGTGATATATACTTTGTGAAATTTTCCATACTAAAATAAAAACTCTGCGATTACATACAAAAAGACAAAATACACTCGCGAAGGGAGTCTAGTCCACTGAAAAGGTTTCTTCCTGTGTTCCACtggcaatgttttttttttttttttacttttcattttaattttcttaaaAAGAGAACAGAAAAATAGTTTGCATAATTATCTGTGCTGATACACTGCTTAAGTGGAAGACAACAATAGCTGTTTTCAGTGAACTACATGACCCTTCCACGACTGAACTTATCCCACTTCTCCAAAATAGGACACTGCTGTAACATGTGTACTTTGGCAGTTCTGATGGAGCAAAGTGAACAGAATTGACCTTTATACAAAACCATGTCCAGCTGGTTAAGTGACCATTATCAACACATCGGGACTCTACTTGAACGTTGTATTTTGTCTCGAGTTCTGCTGACCGGAACATACTGGTTATTACTGCATCCTCGTTCGGGTCCATGTGTTCAGGACCTCAAGGTTGTTACTTTTGTGGTTGTTACTTTTGTGGTTGACAAcaatgagggagaggggaaagtgccTTGGACAGTTTGAGGATGGAgtcagagtgagagagcaggagagagagggcttcaGGGAAGAATCCAGGGATCATGGAGGGAGTTTCATTCCATCATACATTCAACTCACATGGGAGAGTCCATTTTCCGCCACGGAGACAGGTGactggagacaggaagagggcagGAACTAGGGATCACCGCTTGGCAGCTGGGACTGGGAGAAGGTGAGGCAGGGCCAGGAGGGGCAGTTGAGTGCTTTAGGCTGCTTTCTCTTGCATGTCCATCTGAGGCAGCGGGATGCTGggaaggcagagggggggggggggaggagggcgtggCCCGGAGCAGAGGAGGCGTGCCATCACCTGCACTCGACCGCCACGGTGTTCTGGGTAGGCGAGGCAGACGAAGGGCTCATGCCTGTATCTGAGGAGCCAGAGGAGGTGGATGCCGTGGTGTGAGacactggggggagggagagatcaagagagagacACGTAAGGTAAACATGCTTGAGCAAAGGTTCATTGCCAgtgaagagaggcagaggccgTCAGCGAACACgataccttctctctccttcttcttcagtCTCTTCCTGCGTCGGTCGATGGAGGCCACCTCGGACTTGAGGGTCATGTAGTACTTCCTGATCTCCTGCAGCTTGTCCTGGAGGAAGGAGATCCTCTCAGTGCTGTTCATACTGTCCAGCTCCGCTGCAGGGGGCGCAGGAAGGAGACAAACAGAATGCTTGTTACAAAGCAGGTCTGAACCAATAGAGAGCGCTGACACTTCCAACTGCTAGAAACTTGAGCAATAAGCATGTCTCCAGGAATCTTGGACATCAACAGTAGCTGTCAAGGTAAACTCGCAGATGAAGATATCAACACAAAGCTACACTCACAGTGTCAGAAGTTATCAGTCTTTGTTCATTTCCTCAAACCCAGAATGCCAGTTTGCATTATCTAATGTATTGATCGTAACACAACTAGTAGCTAACAGTAGCATTAGCAGGCAGCATACCTAGCTGGAAGGTCCACTTGTAGGTGCGCGGTGAGGGGAAGCCCTGCTTGTCCTTGTGCTTGTCCATGTCCTTGCTGTGGGGCGAGGACAGGCCCGGGGAGCGGGACAGCTTCTGGGCCTTGGACAGGGATGACGAATGCTTGACTGGAGTCAGCTTACTGGAGTCCAGTAACGTCAAGTCCTCACTATCACTGCTGTGACctggggaaggaagggaggagaggcgaaAAAATGAAGACGTAGGAATGGTGTGACGAAGGAAACTATCTTCAAGAGATGGTCCTCAGTCTTACCTGCTCCGTTTTTCTCCATCTTGGAGGTTGTGCTTGGTCGCTTCTGGTTGCGTTTCTGCTTCTTGGCGAAGGAGCTGCTGTTGCAGTCCATCAGCCTCTTCTGGCCTGGATGGGAGGAAGGGACAGGGCATGTTACACCCACCGCTTAGGTTGCATAGGCGACTGTTGAAGGGTTACAGTGGATTACCGTGAGTTCAAGAACTCCATGAAATGACCTCAAGACTGTGATGACTCTACCACTTCCACAAAACCAAGCAAATAACCAGGTAACATTCGAAAAGACAAGTTTATCCTAGGCTCCAGACTCGAAGCACTCACCTCGGTCCTTGCCctccagagagaggctggagttgGAGGAGCTGGCGCTGGCGTCGAAGCCCTGCGTGGACTCGTTCTCGCCCAGCCCCTCCTGGTTCTCCCCGGCGACGCTGTCCACCTCGATGGTCACGTCGCTCTCGCTGCGCGTGCTGTGGGACTCGTCCGGGCTGGAGGCCACGGTGGGGGGGCAGACTCtggccggggctgggggggccgAGGGGCCCGAGGCTGGggcagtgtggtggtggtggtggtggtgctgatgGTGGTGCAGGATGGGGAGAGGTTTCTGCTCGCTCATCATCATGAGCAGCTCCTCGCCAGTGGCGGGCTTCTCCTTCTCGTCCAGGTCGTCCAGGTCGACCTCGTGACACACCAGCGCCTCGGGGCCTATCTGGGGCATGAGCTCCTCCACCGTGGGGCCCTGCCGCTGCGCCGTCGGGCCCGTTCCTCCTGACGACGCgtcgttgtggcaacgctgcacCTCCAGAGTGAGGGAGGGCATCTCCCCTCTGCTGTCCGGCTCTTTGGCGGCAGAGAGGCAGTCCTCCGCCCGCTCCTTGTGGCCCTCCGGCCTCCTGGGGCGCTCCTCTCCCTTCGCTCccgtctccatcctcctctcggCCTCCAGCCTCTTCAGCGGAGAGCTGGAGAGGGTCTTGGGAGAGGCGGCCATCTTGACCTCGTCCCTCCGTTCCAGTCGAACCTTCTTGTCCGGCGTCCTCTGCTCGGTGGCTTTGCGTTTGGCCACGCCTATCATGCGCTCCTCCCTGCAGGccagctcctcgtcctcctcctcggggGCCGAGTCGGTGTCCGAGTCGGCGTGGGGCTCCGGGAGCTGCTGGGCGGGGAGGCAGTGCAGCACCACCATGGGCTCGTCCTGCCTCTTGAGCAGGCTGCGGGGGACGGGCGACAGGGCGTCCGAGGCCTCGGTGTGGTTGGGAGTGGGGGGGTTGCTGCTGGGGATCTTGGTGGGGGTGTCACAGCCAGCCTCTCTGGAGAGGCTCCTCCGACCCTtcgtcctgggagagagaggcgtcGGAGGCGGAGGCGTCTTGCCATCCTCCTCTTTGGTCTTGTCTTGGAGAGGGGACATCTTGTTTTGCTTCTCTGGAAGAGGACACATCTTGTTTTTCTCGGAAACGGGTGACATTTTGTTGAGTGGCTTCTCCGAGACGGGCAACGTTTTGTTTAGTTTCTCCGAGACGGGAgacattttgtttttgtctggTACGGGCGACATTTTGATAAGCTGCTTGTCGGAAACGGGagacattttgttttgtttctctgtcacaggagacacagcagccggctcctctgtcctctctgcctcccgccTCTCCGATGACTGAAGTTTGTCGACATCCGTCTGCTCCTGAGGCATGCTGGGACACGGCAGGGGCTGAGCAGCGGTTGCCGCAGCAACAGCGGCCGCAGCAGCGGcggcggcagcagcagcagcagcctcggctctgcctctctccaccctccggtcctcctcctcttcctgcttcctggcCGTGGCAGGGTCGGTACGCTCCGCCCACGCCGGCTTCTTTTCAGGGGAGTCCTCCGATTCGCTGTCGTCTGACGAGTTTACGGATTCTTctacgggagagagagaaaaaaaagtaccATGTTACAAACACACTGTAATGTTCCACTGTCAGGTAGAGATGAGGAAGCGTCTGCAGTGAAGCGGGAGGCAGTGTGTCATCATGACTCACCGTTAGACTCTTTGTCAGAGTCGTACATCCCAGACGTCCTCCTTGTCCGTCTGCGGGGGGTTCCTGAAAGAGAGACGCggagagagaccgacagagagaaaaaatctGTGTGAATCCTGGATACAACGTAGACAGCGTGAAAGGTCAAAGTTCAGTCAAGGTGTTCAGTACACACAGGATTTGACCAAACTGGCTTAGGAGCTTAGCTTCGGTCTACACACCACATGTAATGCTAGCATTAAGAGTCAATCAGATAGCCAAGAGAAACATGACATCACAAGATTTCAGTCGAGTTTGTGAAACCGTTATCGTTATCATCATATTGCCCCTGTTGGTGTGAACTTCCCACACCAGGGAAGCAAAGTTAAAATACACCAACGCGTGAGCCTCTACTAGCAGTCAAGCTGCAGACGTAGCTGAAGCGTAGCTGAAGCTTAGCTGAAGCGTAGCTGAAGCGTGCATGCGTGGCCAGAGTCCCTGCCACATCACGAGGGTCCTGCCAGGCTCACCCTCTCCGTTGGGGAGCGACGAGGTGTCTGACAGCCGGCTGCTCTTGCTGTTTGAGCGTCCCTCGTTGCTGGGCGTCTTGGACACGCTGCGGCCCGCGCTGGGGGGCGTGGTCCTCATGGGAGGTCGGCCCCTTTTCACTCCCGTCTTCCCCTGCTTGtcgtcctccttctccccctcttctttctctttgttctggggggggggaagaaatgtTTGTATTTAGCATTTTCCTTTTTCGGGATTCTAATTTGTTGTCGTGACGTGGCAACTCAACACAACAGTACATCTAACCTAATCTGGCAGTCTTATAACATTATATAACAGATTAG encodes the following:
- the timm9 gene encoding mitochondrial import inner membrane translocase subunit Tim9; the protein is MAAQISESDQIKQFKEFLGTYNKLTENCFMDCVKDFTTREVKAEETTCSESCLQKYLKMTQRISMRFQEYHIQQNEALAAKAGLLAQPR